A window of the Henckelia pumila isolate YLH828 chromosome 3, ASM3356847v2, whole genome shotgun sequence genome harbors these coding sequences:
- the LOC140889896 gene encoding uncharacterized protein, whose product MEDQLRLLEVPEALKVEVTIPFLEDKARKWWEAVSPAMLAAGAITWQQFRTAFLKQYFPAEVRIQKLSEFENLTQSSDMSVVEYTSKFNELGSYAPTIMGDDDLKLHRFKKGLNSRIQSALAVFQPANFADLMGVAIRVESDIKRREDDFKNKRPLSGQSSAMGPTPKRPNQAGGPSKGTYSAPSRPLIKPCPTCNFRHEGECHRKTGACFNCGKLGHQMTDCPEPVKPRIGPNAGTAQAQPKETKPNARVFAITQEEADEANEVVAGTILINTKPAYVLFDCGATHSFLSKRFAKKIVLISEELTEPLRVETPTNKIIETLKIHRKYKVCVCEQIFDADLVELNMVEFDVILGMDWLSRHHAVVNCWDKNVKLQTTNLEEIIFQGKTKTRKPLLSASQAWKAIKGREEVYLAMVSEVKEEPVLKL is encoded by the coding sequence ATGGAGGACCAATTGCGTTTACTTGAAGTCCCTGAAGCACTTAAAGTGGAGGTAACAATCCCTTTTCTGGAGGATAAAGCAAGGAAATGGTGGGAAGCTGTCTCGCCTGCTATGTTAGCTGCTGGAGCAATCACATGGCAACAGTTTCGCACTGCGTTTCTGAAGCAATATTTTCCAGCTGAGGTTCGAATTCAGAAGCTAAGTGAATTTGAAAACCTCACGCAATCTTCAGATATGTCAGTGGTGGAGTACACTTCTAAATTCAATGAGCTTGGATCTTATGCCCCAACCATTATGGGAGATGATGATCTGAAACTGCACCGTTTTAAAAAGGGGTTGAATAGCCGAATCCAGTCGGCGTTAGCAGTTTTTCAGCCTGCCAACTTTGCAGACTTGATGGGAGTAGCTATCCGGGTGGAATCGGATATCAAGCGTCGGGAAGACGACTTCAAGAACAAACGACCTCTGTCTGGTCAATCTTCTGCAATGGGGCCAACACCCAAGCGCCCGAACCAAGCTGGTGGACCATCCAAGGGAACTTACTCTGCTCCGAGTCGACCATTGATCAAACCGTGTCCTACCTGCAACTTCCGTCACGAAGGGGAATGTCATCGGAAAACTGGCGCCTGTTTCAATTGTGGGAAGTTGGGGCACCAAATGACCGATTGTCCTGAACCAGTAAAGCCAAGGATCGGGCCGAATGCTGGTACTGCGCAAGCTCAACCTAAAGAGACAAAGCCCAACGCTCGTGTGTTTGCTATCACACAAGAAGAGGCAGATGAGGCAAATGAAGTCGTGGCAGGTACCATTTTAATCAATACTAagcctgcatatgttttatttgattgTGGTGCCACTCATTCGTTTTTATCTAAGAGATTTGCTAAAAAGATAGTGCTTATCTCTGAGGAACTAACTGAACCACTCAGAGTAGAAACCCCTACTAACAAGATAATTGAGACACTCAAGATACATAGAAAATATAAAGTGTGTGTCTGTGAACAAATCTTTGATGCTGATTTGGTTGAACTCAACATGGTAGAATTTGATGTCATccttgggatggattggttgtctAGACATCATGCAGTGGTTAACTGTTGGGATAAGAATGTTAAACTTCAAACCACAAACCTCGAAGAAATTATATTCCAAGGCAAGACCAAGACACGAAAACCCCTCTTGTCGGCCTCCCAAGCATGGAAGGCGATAAAAGGTCGCGAAGAAGTTTACCTAGCTATGGTGAGCGAGGTAAAAGAAGAGCCAGTGCTCAAACTATAA